In the genome of Caulobacter flavus, the window CGGCGCTTCAAATCGCTGAAGCGTCACCTGCGCACGCAGTACGACATGAGCCCCGAGGACTACCGCGAGAAGTGGGGGCTGCCTTCGGACTACCCCATGGTTGCGCCGAACTACGCCAAGGCGCGCTCGGAGCTTGCTCGCCAGATGGGCCTTGGTCAGACGGGGCGAGGCGCCGGGAAGGGCCGTAAGGGCTGAGTCTGAGCGTTCATTTACCCTAATTCAATCAATCGCTTGTGGTTAAGCTAAGCGAGAAAATCGACGCCCGGCCGCCCTTCCAGCGGCCGGGCGTTGTGCTTCCAGATTGACTCTCCAGCGGAATCTTTGTTGGCGGCGGCGATTTTTCGCTTCCGCCGATTCGGTGCTTAAGACATAGTGAACGAGCGGTGAATCACCGTGATTCCAAAGGCTTGTTAAGGACTCTGAAGATGTCCGCGCAACTGAGCGCATCCGCGACCGCGGCCCGCGCTCATCAGGAAATGTTCGCATACTGGGCGTCCCTGCGCCGCGGGGCGAACCTGCCTGCGCGTGCTGACCTTCATCCTTCGGGCATCAAGCGGCTGCTGCCGACGGTCAGCCTGATCGACGTCGTGCGCGAGCCGCGCGACTATCGGCTGCGCCTGGCCGGCACCGGCCTCTACGGCGTCTATGGCCGCGAGATCACCGGCAAGGCGCTGAGCGAGGTCTACAACACCGCCGCCGGCGACTACTGGCGCAAGGAGCTGGACAAGGTCGTCGACGAGCGCCGTCCCGGCGTGGGCGTGCACAGCCTGGCCTGGCGCGGCGCGCCGCACGTCTCGATCCTGTGGCTGCGCCTGCCGCTGGCGACCAACGGCAAGGACGTCGACATGATCCTCGGCTACGACGCCATCGTCGGCGCCCAGGCCGAAGGCGGCTTCAGCGGCATCCGCGCGGCCTGATCGGCCGACGCACGTGGGGCGGCTCATCTTCGAGGTTATCTGGTGCGCAGGCTTCGGCGTCCCAGAGGGTCTCCAGCTCGAGGTTCAGCCCATCTGAGGGCTCGCCGCTTGGCTTGGCAAGCCTGGCTACTTGAGCGTCGGCCACCGGCAGATGGCGAGCAGGACGAGCCCGCCCACCAGCAGCACGACCGCCAGCGTGAACCAGGTCTCGGGATCGACCCCGGCTTGGCTCGCCCACTGGCCTGGCGTCTGGCGTCGGCCGGAGCCGACGATCAGCATGCCCAGGCCCGTGGCGCCGAAGATCATGGCCGCCCAGAAGCCTAGCTTTTGAGTGAAGTCGCTCATCGGCTCTGAAGATCTATCGGGGCGCGTCTCACCCTTCCAGGAAGACCTCGACCTCGCGCTTGCTGGGCATCGACGGGGCGGCGCCCGGCTTCTGCACCGACAGGGCGGCGGCGGCGTTGGCCTGCTCGACGGCCTCGCGCAGGTCCAGGTTGGCGGCCAGGCCGGCGGCCAGGGCGCCGCAG includes:
- a CDS encoding PAS domain-containing protein; amino-acid sequence: MKMSAQLSASATAARAHQEMFAYWASLRRGANLPARADLHPSGIKRLLPTVSLIDVVREPRDYRLRLAGTGLYGVYGREITGKALSEVYNTAAGDYWRKELDKVVDERRPGVGVHSLAWRGAPHVSILWLRLPLATNGKDVDMILGYDAIVGAQAEGGFSGIRAA